Genomic DNA from Budorcas taxicolor isolate Tak-1 chromosome 5, Takin1.1, whole genome shotgun sequence:
GGCAGAAGAGATTCCAAATTCACTTATCTGGGTAAAAAATAAAGGTAGGTCTACATATATTGATTCAGAAAGGTATCGGAGATACATTGTgaatttaagaaaacagaatttaagaAATCGAGGTGCAGAACAGTATGATCctacatatacaaaataaattgtTTGTATATGTCTAGTTTAAGAAATTTTTATAGTGGTTAACTGTGGGGAATGGAATGGgacatatttaattttctttccttatttccttttgaattttgtgcattaaaaaatactttttaataaaaaaaaataaattaccatTCCAATCAAGGCATGATTAATTTTAGCCATCTGATTAATTTTAGCCATCTTTTTTTTCACTACTAGATGACACACTTCCAATCAAAAGGACCAAATTGTGCAACCAGTCATATTAAATAAGtcagaaggaaaagacaaataccatatcacttatatgtgcaacctaaaatatggcacaaatgaacctatctacaaaacagaaagactcacagacatagagatcagacttgtggttgccaagggaggagatgggggagggaggacTGGGAATTTGGAATTatcagatgtaaactattatatataggatggataaataaggtcctactgtacagcacagggaactatattcaatctcctgtaataagccataatagaaaagaatataaaaataataaaaaatgtttctatgaagtaaaagaaaatgggATAGTATCTACTCCATTGGGTTGATCATGAGCATTACATGAAGCAGCCTGGTAGAGGACCAAGCAAGAAGCAAACTTTTGATAGTAGCAATTAACTATTATGGTTATTTATAAGAAAcccactcacacatacacacacacacatctgtcctTGGCACCACTTCTGTACCAAGGAGCACTTGTCAGGTGGGAACTTAATGATCACCAGTTTTCTTAACCTTAGATTCACAATTCTATTGCAGTTTTTCCCACTGCCCTTGGACCATCTCATCTATTAGCTCCCTCTTATTTCTCTGAGAAGCTGTTTCCCAGAGCCTAGATACTTCCTCTGCCCATACCCCCACTCATATGAAACCCCTGAGCTTAGAGGTGATTTCTGCCTGATCAGACAGACAGGTCTATCAGGTCAGGGCATTCGTACGCTCACAGTATGGAAACAGCCATGGAAGACACAAAGTGATATGCAATAACGTCTCAGCTTTTATTGACCTCCTGCCCCCCAGGAGACCCTGCTTCTGCTGCCTCAGTGCCTCAGAACTTTGGTGTCTGAGGTTTCAGACACCACTTTGCCATCCACAAGCCTGAGGGTGGTGGTCTTCTGGATGGTTTGCCTGGAGTTGCTGCTGTCCAGAGCGTCGCCAAGACTGCAACAGAAGACAAAGCCCCAGTTATAAACAGCCccggagagaaaagagaaacaaagaaaatgaagaaaaataagcctGGCCTTATTTCCTAATTCCCCTTTAGCTGCTTAAGCCAAATTCCACCTGTGCCTTAAGAACAGCTAGGGACAACACTTGGTCAGTTCTCTTCTAGGGGCACGCACAGAGCTCCAGCCCAGTGCTCAGTGGGCCAATGAAGAGGCATATGGGGGCTTAGGGATAAGTGGTAGCTTGATCCTAGCTTCTACGGGTAGGAAGAGAGCCTCACTCACCTGAAATCCTCCCCATCTTCCAGCAGACGGCGGTAGGTATTGATCTCAGCCTCCAGCTTGACCTTGACATTCAGCAGGGCCTCGTACTCCTGGGTCTGGCGTTGCCCCTCTGCCCGGGTCTGGGCCAGCTCTGACTCCAGGTGCAGGAGGACTCCGTTGAGCTGCTCCATCTGCATGGCGTAGCGGGCCTCCACTTCCCTCAGGCTGTTCTCCAAGCTGGCCTTCTGCAGGGGCACAGGGAGGAGAGTGGGGTGAGACAGAGTGGAGAGAAAGACTCTGCAGCTTTCAGCCCTCTTTGAAACTGTGTTGAGTGCCTACTATTTGCCAGGCACTAGGCTAGTGGGTAGGAGCAGTGGGAAATGCAATGGGAGAAACAACTGCTTCCAGTGAAAGGAACTGAGGGTTCTTACCAGATTTCTCATGGAGTCCAGGTCGATCTCCAGGGACTGGACGGTGCGCCTCAGCTCTGTGAGGGTCATCTCAGCAGCTCCTATCTCAGCTGTCTGTGAGGTGACCACTGTGGTGCTCTCCTCAATCTGCAGGGTGGATACGGTCCTCAGGTCCCTCCTTCTCCATCAGCCTCCCTCCCGCACCCTCACGCCTCTGTGCCGAGCCTGGCACCCATCACTCTCTTGTACCTGCTGGGACCAGTACTTGTCTAGCTCCTCTCGGTTCTTCTGAGCCAGCTCATCATACTGGGCCCGGATGTCTGCCATGATCTTGCTGAGGTCCTGAGGTTTGGGGGCATCCAACTCCACGGTCAGCCCAGAGTTGGCAATCTGGTTTTGTAGACCCTTTACTTCCTGAAAGAGAGAGGGACAAATGTGAGGAAGGTCTCAGGGTCAGAGCACCAGGAAGCCTCTTTATCTGTGACTGCTTCTTCCAGGAGTCCTACAGGATCAGCTGGGGAACAGAACTGAGGAATCTTTTGACTTTGCTCTCTGGTGGCCAGGGGCCACTGCTTGCCTCCTCATGGTTCTTCTTCATGAAGAGCAGCTCCTCCTTGAGAGCCTCGATCTCAGTCTCCAGCTGCAGCCGGGTGACATTGGTGTCATCGATGACCTTGCGGAGCCCGTGTATGTCACTCTCCACAGACTGGCGCATGGCCAGTTCCGTCTCATACCTAAGGGGAATGGAGGTGATCAGAAGGGCCATGCCTCTGGTCCCAAGCCTTCTCAACCCATGCCACCTCCTAAAAGCAGCCTCATGCCCACTGCACACCATCCACCTGAAGTCAGGAATCAAGCACTAAGCCTCTGAAAACCGTTCCTGGCACTTGGGGGGCAGAGTTCTTCACACTGAGTTACATGAAGAATAAATTGATGGTGCTTTACTCTCAtccacccagctccacccacaacTGAACAAAATCCCCTTGACTCCAGCTTCCTAAACCCCCAGCCTTACTTGACTCTGAAGTCATCAGCAGCAAGACGGGCATTGTCAATCTGCAGAACGATTCGGGCGTTGTCCACAGAATTTGCAAAAATCTGGGGATATTGTAAACAGAGGTTGCTCCATGAATAGGAGTTCAGTGATGAGGTGGGCTGAGTGGAGGGTGTTATGTGTCTCTGAAAAAACCCTCCTGGTCCCTGGAATAACCAGAGGCTCTCCTCGTATACCTAGGCCCTTCCACTTGTGCTCCTCATCCTGCTCCCTCCTTTCCTGGACTCCCAAATCCCACCTTTCCCAGTCTATCACTGCCTGTCTTTCTAGGCTTCTGCTGGCTGGCCTGCCTACTAATGAGCAGCTACTGAAGAGTCCTCTCCCGGGTTCTCTCCTGATTTTTAGTGCACCTGGTCAGCGCCGGCCCCATTGGCCTCTTCCACAGGTAGGCCGTCTGTTTACTCCAGGATGACTCAGCCTTAGCCACATCCGCTTAACCCCTCCAACTGTCTTCCAGAAGCCAGAGTGTCTGGGTCCTCTGTGTGGGCCTGTTTCGCCTCCCTGCATGCTGTCCACCCCTCTGTGAAgctcccctcctcttcccactcTCCCCCGGGGAAGCTCTCCCGTGCCCTTTCAGCCACCCTTGGGGTCCCCGTGaagcgggggtggggaggcggtGTGTATGGAAATCCAGGACATCCCTAATCCCCGCCGGGTGGagttgggggcggggcgggagatagggaggggagaggagtgcATACACCTCCCCCTACTAAAATTCCTTTCCTTGGGgtagggggaggagagagaagggagtggGTGACTGGAGGGTCACATTGGTTGGGAGTGGGAGCCACTCCCGCCGTGCCCTCTCACCTGAGCCCTCAGGTCCTCGATGATCTTCAGGTAGTGTCCCCAGTCTCTGACCTGGGGTCCCTTCTTCTCCAGGTGTTCCCGGATTTTGCTCTCCAGTCTCCGGTTATccgcctccaggctcctcacctTCTCCAGGTAGGAGGCCAGGCGGTCATTCAGGTCTTGCATGGTCTCCTTCTCGCCCTGGatgccccctacccccaccagaCCCCAGGCCATCCCGGCGCCCAGGTTCCCGGACCCCCAGCCGCCCCGGACGCTGGTGGTGCGGGACACGGAGATCCGGGAGCCCGAGCCCCCGGCGCCTGCATAGACGCTGGCCGCGCTGCTGGCCGGTCGGACCCGGTGGCCCGACGACTGCACGGAGCCCAGGGACCGGTAGTTGGAGAAGGTGGATTGGGCGCTGAAGCTCATGATGTTTGTTCTCGAGGAAAGAGCGAGGCCAGGACTCTAGGTGCTGGACGGTGTAGTGTGCGAGGTCCGCAACTCAAGTTATagctcccagggatgggggggtggggtcCGGCCCGGCAAGCCCCGCCCCCGCTATCAGAGTCGCCGCTGAAGCCGGGTCACAGGTGGGACCGCGGGGACTCGGCGCCCTTGGTTCCTCACCCTCCCGGCCTTTCCCCGCCCCCTCCGCACCGCCCCACCAaggcctccctccaccccacagGGAGGGGGTGAGTGAGTGGGCCCGGGCCAGCCAAGGGCAGAAGGTGAAGTTGACTCTGGCAGCTGGGATTTCAGGGCAGGAAATGACGTTATTGTACCCCTCTCTCCCAGGTGGAGGAAGTACTGGCCTCGTAGAGAATTTGGGGGATGAGTGACGAGTTGTGCGTGTCGTTGTCTTCAGCCTGCAGGCCAagttctcgcctgcagggggcGTCTTGGGGAAATCCCAAAGCCCCAGGAGTCCTGAGGAAGAAAAGCTGGGGGCTGGCGGAGAGGAAGAGAGACGCCATTCTGAGCCTCAAGTCCCGCTGGTTTACTCTCGCCCCTGCTGCCCGTTGTTCCCTAGCACACACTCAGACGTGTGCTGTCATTGCCCACAGACACACTCACTCACCAGTTACGTTCAGACTCCTGAAAACTCACCCTGAATCTCCGCTCCCCTGTGCCTCACCTCACTCCCATGGAGGCCTGGTCTCCTTGGGAGTGCTTTGTGGTCTCAGCTGGAGTCTTCACTTCAACACACCTGTGTATCAGCCTTACCCACACCCTTGGGTAAACAAATAATTTCTGAGCACTCGCagcttaacaaatatttgttaggcacctactgtgtgtcaggccctGTTCTAATTGCCTGGACAGCAGCAGGGAGAAAAGACCAGTAATCCCTCATGGAGACTGAGAGGAGAAACATTCTAGCTGACACTCAGCCCTGGTGGCCAGCTCTCTCTCCCCACTTACCAGGACTTTTCTGCAGGGCCCCTGCTTTTCCTCCAAAGGCTCCCTGCATCCCATGCCTGTCTCCAGGGGGCTGCCACCTCCACGAAGCTTATGTCAGGACATGGGTGAGACGATGGAAGTAGGGAAGTACCCCCTTTCCCCTTCACCTCAGAACCTGGATGGTGACCCCCTGTTGAATGAGCTGGAGGAATCCTGAGATACTGGGCCTTCAAGTCCGTCACCACTGGAAGCTCGTTTGTCTGGCAGGGCCTGGCATTACACACCTGTCTGTACTCTTTGCTCTGGAGTGGACCTATTGATTCTTATCAAGCTGCCAGCTGAActgaagagaagggggcagacaGGAAAGGAGGCCTGGGAAGAGAAGGGGTCCCAGGAATAATTAGGTCAGTGGACCAGGCAGGCACAGGTCAAATGAGGGACTTGGCCTTGGATCATCCCAGTCCTGGCATCTTCTGTTGGGGAGAGGCCCCTACCCAGCGCCCTGCACCCAGCAGGAGCTGGCTAGGGGAGgtcagagtaggaaatggccaggGGAGGGTTAGGGTCTGCTGAAGGCCAAGAGGCAAATGAGATGCAAATTTGCATACAAATGAATGACCACTAGGTTTGCCTGGAAGATTTCTGGGAGCTTAGAAGTCCCAGACAGTCAAAGAGGTTTCTCCTGCTTTCACCTTCACATTCTCCCACGAGGTTCCAGAATTGTCTCGTCGTGCAGAATTGCACAATAAGGTGTAGAGATTACATATATGATGTATTGCCTTTGCTGGTTTTGCTTAACTTGAAGTCAGCCAATTTGGGTACAtggccagctgtgtgaccttggggaagtcacTTGACTAGgcacttcagtttcttcttttgtaaaaggagaagaaagcgTGACCAGTCTAACTCCTGGGATGGCAGTGGATACTTATGTTAATTATCAGTCACATATTCACTGAACAAACGCTGATTACTTACTGTGGGATAAATCTCCAAAAGGGCAGATGTCTCCAGGATATAAGGACTCTTTCTAAGTCACTTAAGACCCCTGGGGGACTTTGAATTCCAACGGGGATCAGGTCCAGATCTAAGGATTCTTATCTAAGCTCTTTCCAGATCATTCTCTGACTGCTGCCTGACTCGAACAGCCTGGGACATTttggggcctggggagggaggtgctgtCTGGGGGTGGTGGAGGAGCGCTGCCAGCTGGGTCTTATCTCCCATAGCTGATGTTAGTGACCACATTCCTGACCTCTTGCAGCACTGGGGCAGATACTGACCTCAGGTTTCCAGCACCAGCCTGCCCTTTTCCACCACATCTAGATTCCTCTGTGGTTCAGAGCATTTTCACTTTTATCTGAGTGTCTCTGGAAGAGCTAGGGAGGGGGCATTTTTGAGCACCCTGGTTCCCAGCACTGAGGCTCTGAGTTGGGGGTGGGAGGCCAGGTGGGAAGGGGGATGGGTGATTGTGAGGCCAGTCCCCAGTGAAGGGGGAGCAGGAGGGGCCTTTGAGAGAGCAGAATAAAGACATTGAAGAGAAGGCTAGCTGAGTAAAGAGACTTGGCTGAGGGGGGGTTGGTCCTGAAGGAGGGGAAATGGTCCCCACCTCCATCCTGCCCTGGGTTCCGGCGTCCTGCTGAGGGGTCGCTGGGGAGCTGGGGACCTGAGAGACAGGTTTAATTCCTGAGTAAAGTCTGAGATGACCCTGATAAGGAGGCGTCAGctctttcctccccctccccgcagCCCTGGGAGAACTAGATAGTGGGGGGATTAAGGGATTGGGGGATCATGAGGGCCTGGAGCCCCTTAGGCTTTGCTTTATCATTTAGGCTACAAATTTTGTACCCAACCCTGAGGAGGTGGCTGTTTAGAAAAGGAACTGAAATGTGAGGGTGGGGGTCTATAGCGGGGAGttatggggtggggtgagggttgGGCACGTGTCTGATTCTCCTCATCTTCTCCAACAACTGAAGGATAGAGAATTACTCCAGACAGGATTTCCAAAAGTGTGTGTGTTGCAGGCAGTGAGAGATCCTTGCAGGGACAGTAGGGGGCAGTGAGGTGGGTGAGCAGTTGGCCTGGGAGGCTCCCTTCAGCTCCCCTCAGTGGAGGGCCTGGCTTGCAGGGTGCCCACAGGAGGACTGCAAGGGGTCCTGAGTCAGGGGCAAAGCCTGAGAGGAAGAGAACAGAcagaggtggggtgggagtgaAACCCGAGGGAAAAGAGTCTGGGGCTGTGTGAGAATTCTTGGCATGTAAGGGAAGCTCCGTAAATGACTTTGATTCAAACCATTAATGAAAAGGGGGCTCTAGGAGAGGCGGTGGCGGGGGTGGTCAGGAAATGTGGTTAGGTACGCTGTGGAGGCCGGTGGGATGATGGGGATAGCGACTGGATTGGGAGCAGGAACCCATGAGAATCCCTCATGACTTTTGGGAATTTCTTTGAAAGTGTCCTTGTGCCCTGTGGAGGCCCTGGACCTGCCTGTCCAGTGTCAGTAAAAGAGGGCTTCTGGGGGTTCTATCCAGGCCCTGTCCCTAGGGTTCGGAAGGTTAAAGAAGGCTCTGGTACTTTTATATCATTACTGCAGTTGGATTTGTATCCTGGCTTATTTTCCAGGGATAAAGTTCAGCCCTGAGAAGCATTTAGCTGTCCAGGAATTTCCAGTGATAAAGCTCAGAGAAATCGGGCCCTTCCAGAGTCCCCTCAGCTCCATGGGGTCCCCTGCGGTCTCCTCTGACAAAGGCAGCTCTCACCTACCAGGACAGGGGTGGCCGCTCCTATTCTTATAACCTCTTCCCCTTCCCTACTTCTGACCCTGGTGCTCCTGGTCACTCTCCAGGTACCTCAATGCCATCCCCCAGCCCATCACCTCCTTTCAGTCTGCCAAGAGGTGGGTGGGGCATAGAGTGAGTGTGGCACTTGGTGtccaaagacctgggttcagggtTCCACTGCTGGCTGGGTGAGCTTGGGCAAATTTACCTGCCTTGGTCTCCTCAGTTATAGAATAAGGATAGTAGTTATATCTACAACTAgagctgaagaaggaaatggcaatccgctccagtactattgcctggaaaatcccatggacagaggagcctggtaggctacagtctatggggtcgcaaagagtcggacacgactgagcgacttcactttcactttcagagttttCATGAGGATCAAATGTGACAGGCTGCCTGGAAGAGCTTTGACAGCAGAATAAGCTAGTCAGTTTCCTTTCTTGTCTGGTTTGCCcacatttattccttttcttcccaGACCCTTTATTTCACTCTCACTATCTTCTAGCCTTCTGCTCCCTGCTCGTCactatttcttttactttcatttgagCATGGGGCAGGGGTGACTAAAACTGAGTCTATGGAAAAGGGATGAAATGGAAAAGTAGAGTGTCTGAATACCCATTTCAAACTCATCCCATCAACGTCCACATCTCTATCAGCCTCTCTCGCTTTGGCTTGGAACCTGGCAGATCTACCAGCAATGTCTGGGGAAACTGTCCTGTGAGCAGCTAGACAAGCAACGCTACAGCTTGAGTGAGGCATGAGGTATGGAATGCAGCTTGTGGGGCCAAGGCTagccctcagggcctttgcacaaacTGGAGGAAGTCAGCCTCCTTGTCTCTTTGGCCTGGTGCCCTTGTGCAATGACCGACTTGCACAGGCAGATGTGGTAGCCCTGTCTGAAGCCACCCCCCTTGGGGATTTGGGGAAAACCCTGGTGTGGATGAGCTGGCCCGTGATAAAAGATCAGACAAAAAAAAAGTGGGCAGAGTCTGCACAAAGGGACCCAAggcaagaagaggaggaagagacagaggaaaaagagaggagaaaggagaggaggtcCAGACTCCTGTCCGCTCCCAAAAGAGGCCAGGGGAGAGGGCTGTCATGAAAGCCAAAGAGAAGGAATTTCAAGGAagggcagacacacacagagatcaTGGGGGCCGAGGACAAACACAGCACTTCCGATAAAGCGATGGAGACCAAAGCCAGGTGCTGAAAGGACAAGGTGTAAGTGGCTAGTGCTAAGTGGAAGCAGAatgtaaacttttctttttaataagtttGGGGTATTTCCCTGGTAGTGCAGGGGTTAGGACTTtgagcttccactgctggggtccaggttcaattcctagtcggGGAGCTAAAATCCTGGACTGAGTGGTTGAGTGGCATTGCCAGAAACAATGTttgtatatacataaacatacatatgtatgtacatacaaactttttgcatatatatgtatatataatatgtatgtgtgtagattttgtttgtttagctgtttagtctctaagtcatatccaactcttttgtgaccccgtggatcccatagactgtagccctccaggctcctctgtcaatgggatttcccaggcaagaatactggagtgggttgccatttccttctcctggagatattcccaacccagggatccaacctgggtctcctgcattgcagacagattctttaccatctgagccaccaggggagctccgtgtgtgtatctttttaaaaaatagttgtatTTATtgttggcagtgctgggtcttccttgctgcatggcTTTCTCAAGTTGTAATTCGTGGCTTTTCATTGCATTGGCTTttttattgcagagcacaggctcagtagttgaggcacctAGGCTTAGCTGTCCAGCAATAAGTGGAacctttcccaaccagggatcgaacctgtgtcccctgcattggcaggcggatgctttaccactgagccaccagggaagcctccttctttaacagtaaagaatccgcctgcaatgtaggagactgggttcaaCTAAGTTTGTCAGGGATGGAAAGGAGAAAATGGGGTGATATCTTGTTGTAGGTAGCAAGGTTGATGAAAGGTGTCCTCAGGATGGTACTTGGTACTCTTTAGCCAGGCTAATCAACAATTAAACAAGCGAAGACAATGGAGTGAGGTTAGTGCTGTGCCTAAGAGGCTGGAGGAAGTGACTTTTCAGCTGAACCCTAAAGAGGGCTAGTACTAGTAGGTGGCAGACCTGGGGTTTGTCTTATGTAGCCTCTACATGTTTCGGCCTCCCTACCAATGTGAGGAGCAGGACAGAGACAAAAGGAGTCTGTATCTACATGCATGCGGTACACCAGGTTATGTGAAGGTCATGTAACATGGCTATGATGAGGTCAGCCACATAAGAATCTGTATCCTCGGGGAATATCTTgctgagagagggagggagtggtggagactcagaagcaaggGAATCTAGGCTTACCACATTGTTGAAATAGACTCTTGAGGTGGGTTGAGTGGGAAAGCTAAGGCAAAGAAGACCTCACAGGAAAAGGAGTTTAGGGCTTGGGAGCTGACATGACGGATGGCAGCAGCTGTCTGGAAAACAAGGGAGCATACAACGTGGCCTGTCAGAGAGGAGACTGTCAGAGTTTGAGGTCAGAGCAGATGATATCATTCTAGCGTGGCCGAAGGTGCTGAAAACCACCGAGTTAAGCAtcttaaggaaaagaaaggatagGGAAAAAATCATACATGTTAGAGTCAAACAGATCTAACGTTCTAGTTCTGTTGTTTGCCTGCTGAGTGACGTCATTCAGGTCAGTGCCCAAGCCAGTGAACTTCTCTGTGTAACAGTTTCCTCGTCTGGTGTTGCAGAAATTAAATGAGCCTGGTAGGGCCTGGAGCATCACAGGTTCtcccctgcctccttctcctggAAGAATTATCAGCATGGAGGTTCAAGTctctcagtttggttcagttccaCAGTGAGCTGGGGATACAGAGATAAATAAGAATTAACAACAATAATCAAGGAGAAGACTATTAGAGGGGACAGATAACTGTATGATAGGTGCTATGAAACGTCCTAAAGTACTATCAGAGGATGGAAtaattcatccattcattaaCAATTTGTAAGGAAACTGTTTTGTGCCAGCCATGTTCTAGATACTGCGGGTATAGCAAAGCAAATTCAGATGAGGTTGTTGCTCTTACAGAGGTCACATTTTATGTGTTGAAGGATTGGGATCATGGAGAACCTCATGTAGGAGGGAATGCGCCGAACTTCAAAAAATGAGCAGGAACTCGCTAGAGAAACAAGGGGGTCAAGGAGAAATCTTTCCAGGTAAACCGACCAGCACTGAGACCTGTTACAGGATCCAACAGAGTCCCCTCCTCTGAGTTTCAGACCTGTATCTCCTGAACATCACTG
This window encodes:
- the KRT18 gene encoding keratin, type I cytoskeletal 18 codes for the protein MSFSAQSTFSNYRSLGSVQSSGHRVRPASSAASVYAGAGGSGSRISVSRTTSVRGGWGSGNLGAGMAWGLVGVGGIQGEKETMQDLNDRLASYLEKVRSLEADNRRLESKIREHLEKKGPQVRDWGHYLKIIEDLRAQIFANSVDNARIVLQIDNARLAADDFRVKYETELAMRQSVESDIHGLRKVIDDTNVTRLQLETEIEALKEELLFMKKNHEEEVKGLQNQIANSGLTVELDAPKPQDLSKIMADIRAQYDELAQKNREELDKYWSQQIEESTTVVTSQTAEIGAAEMTLTELRRTVQSLEIDLDSMRNLKASLENSLREVEARYAMQMEQLNGVLLHLESELAQTRAEGQRQTQEYEALLNVKVKLEAEINTYRRLLEDGEDFSLGDALDSSNSRQTIQKTTTLRLVDGKVVSETSDTKVLRH